The DNA region TTTCAATTATAATTAGGTTTACATGAGAAGGAAAATGCAGTTATATGCAGTCACGTAAAGCGGTGTCTAAGGGGTGTCATCTGACTTCGTTTCGCAAAGAACTTTCTTTTGAATGTGTGTAAATAATACCTTTAACCAAagcaatatgcatatatgatactgACACTGCTTGAAAATAATACAAAAATAACTATCATAGGCCAGGAAGTAAAGCCTTAAAACTATAAACACTTCCAGACTTAAACCCATTTACAAGGGGAATTGTGACAATATCCGACACCGCTTGCGCGAAATCTTGCCTATGCCCTGCTCCACCGGCCAAGTATGTTAATAGTATGGCATTAGCATGTGTGCATTAGAGATTAACTGATTGACTGACGAAACAAATCGCAAGAGAGAACATGTAAATAAAGGGTATAATATAATTGAAAACAAAAATGTAATCTTCTATAATATGCAAGAACCAATATACAACAAGTAACAACATGGAAAGAGCTGAACACACAAAGAAAAGACTTTTTTCAACTTTCAACTCCAATGTTACGTaaccaaaaaaaagaaaattcacCTCCAATGTTACTGTATGATCAGACACATCAACAGGCTTAGCACGGAAAATACTGGCAATATCAAGGACATCCCTTCTTGCTGCTGCATTAGCGGCTACTTTAATGATCATTAGCTCCCGCTCCGCAAATGGTAAATGAGTTATATCTTGAACCTAGAAAAATGAGCACAACTGTATTATCTGGCTGATCTAAGAACTCCAATGAATAAGATTTAAGTACGTATATCAGAAGAATGAAACTTCTTAGAGTGGCTAAAATTCTCATCCAGGCTGACAATTTTGTTTCACTTTACAAGCTTTATTTTCTTATTGAGAGGTGTGGTTTTAATTATTATGACCTTCATGGTAAGGGAAAGGTGAAAGTAAGATACTTCCTGTCTTTTAAGTTTTAGAAAACTTATAGTAGAGTTGGCAAAGTGCAATGAGCCTGGAAGATGAACAAAGCCAAGTCCACTGCTGGGAAGGTTGAACAGGAAAGCAAAAATCTAAGAGATATAGGTTGGGAACTTTACAATACTAAGACAAAAATGATTATAAGAATGCTAGGCCAGAGCAGCACCCAAGGGTGTGACCTAGTAATCAATGAAGTGGGTAGAGAACCATGAGGTTTCAGGTTCACATCCCagaaacactaggtgatttcttcccatctgtcctagccttggcggatagagttacctggtacctattactggtgggaggtggcaggtatcccgtggaattagtcgaggtacgCGCGAGCGGGCCCGGACACCacgtttataaaaaaaattgctaAGCCAGCTAAAGACCAGGATTCTCACTAGTCAAATTGAAGGAAAAGTAAAGAATTCCTAACAAATAGTAAAAAGTAGTTTAACCCTTCTTATACTAGTATATTGAATCTCCATGGTAGGTAAACCTTCCCTCAAGAACCTAATCATCTTAAAATCAGCTTGTAGATAGCCCATAAACATCTGTCAACTTATAAATTTACCTCATGAACATCTATTAACTTGTAAAATTGATTAACCAATTTCCCTATAGTTTCATCCGTTCCAGGGACCACCGTTGTAATGCGTGAAAGCCCCTCTGACTCAGCAGGGCCTACAGCAAGACTCTGCAACATAATCATTGAAACGAAGCTCAGGCGAGAAAATTAAGAGGACGAGAAATTGTAAAGGAAGCAGCAATAATCAGCGGAAGAAACAACCTGAACATTATACCCTCGTCGAGATATAACACCGCTTATCAAATTTAGGACCCCAGGAGTATTGTTGACAAGCATGGATATTGTATGTGACCGAATCCCACTCAACTGCAGTATCAAAATAATCATCAGATTTGCAGCATGTAGAGGGAACCAAGAGAATCACGTTGGCAGAATAGCCTCCATAAGGTACTTTTATTGACTAAGACTATAATTCTTATCTAACGATGGATCCACTTTGATTAATTAATACTTGGTTTAACAAAAGGCCTTTCTTGAGAATGTAAATTTAGAATGTGGAATTTGGGAAGGATGTACAGAAAGTTTTTCCGACagtctttctctttttttttttttttttgagaaggtaacatcTTTCTCATttttggaaagaaaattaagtttTCCATATATGTACACAGATATGGAAAGACACAGAAATAAACAGACTGATCTTGAGAAGCAGATTGGGTCCTTACATCTCCATCATACAGATATCCCCAGTGGGCATCGAGAACTTGATTAACTGAGAATTCATCACTGGATTCCACAGGATAAACATCACCCTATATTCAAACCAAAAAGAAGAAGATTTGCAACTTTAGATTAAATTAAACACcgcaagaaaaatcaaagggaaaTTCTCACACATGCACAGGTTGAAATTGAAGCATATATCACAGCGCAAAAATATGTCCTAAAGTTTTTGTTGCCAAAACTGAATGCAAACTCACAGTAGTGAGTTCAGCACCTTAAACTATCATAAATAGAACGGGGAACCATAAGAAATGCAATCCTAATATCAATGACATCAGCTCACACAGCTATGGACAATCAGTAATTCTTTTTCTTCATAACttaatcttatatatatatatattatcgatGCCTACTGAAATCTAACAAATTAACTGAAATGAGTTTGACATTTGTTTTGACAAGATATCATGCCTTTATCATGAAAGAGAAACTAAGAATCAAGATTGCACTTCATTCATTAGCAACCTGCAACTTAACTTTCATGATCCAAGAATCTAAGGCCTCTATATTCGCTCTCAGCAAGGAGGAAGATGGCAATCAGAAGCCCAGCTCATACCCACACTTCTGCCTCTAGGAACTTCTAGAGATTTCGAAGTGAAATATGATATTACTAttttctctttttccttttattaaATTCCTAGGAAGAAAACAGCATTTTCACTGTGCAAATCGATCTTCTACATCACAAAGTTTCAATTTGCGAAATGAAAATGTGAATAGATAGCATAACACTCACGCTGTACATATTGTTTCATTTACATCACAAATTTTATTTTAACAACTGGACATACTATGTTTGAAATCCTTCAGGAAGCTTAGTGTAGGTAAAGACTTAAGATTAACAATTAGCTGATAAAATCACATCCAAAGGGAAAAACCATGAGAAGTCGGAAATAGAAACTAGAAAAGAAATTCTTAATAAGCTAGTTAGATGAAATTAGTTCCCCCAACGTGTAGCAAGATAATTACAAGTTTCCAAAAGAAATTCATGTAACTCTCAAGCATGTCCACCTCAACCAAGACTTAGTGTATATTATACAATCAGACCAAAAATGCATGAAAATGAATTAAACCAGAGTGGATTTGAGACCATTACCCTCCCTGAATCACTGCTTGCTTCATTGTCAATTGATTGACTTTTGCTGTTCAGGATACCAACACTGGGAATTTTTTCTTCAAGATCTGGATAGGAAGCTGCAGAAAACCTCCAAAAAGGAGCATCCTCACCCATCTTTTCACGTCTCAGAGCAATCTGTGGTGACAATGATCAATACATAACAGCATCATGTCATCCCTATGGCATTCTTCTTTTTAACTTCAAAGATAGCTACTTGATTGGATTAAGTGGGCCATCCTGTATACTAGAGTCTAGAggtattattgtaagaaaacccTTAATATTATTGCTGACAAGACATTTTGAGACAACATCTGACTAATAacaaataaaataagaaatataTGACTCCGCAAACTTTAGTCAGTTATCCAATTTATCAGAAGCAAACCTTAAAGAGCACATATAACCTTGGATCACTACAGCAGGTCCCCAAAAGTTACTCGCCCAAACTCAAAGGAAGCTATAACCTAGAACTATGCAATCAGAGAACATGATAACTAAAATCATCAAAACCATTTAGGCATATATGCAAATATTAGAATATATCAGTCATTTCAAACATGGAAAATATACCTTCCCGGTTCGAGCTAGTTCTTTTATCCCAAACTTGTTTAAATTTCTCAAAACGGCAGCCATCTTCCCTGGATCACCAGTTACCTATGTCAACCACAAGACAATAAATCTGCTTGTTATTTTAAAAAGAACAAGAACTTGATTGGCGCCAGAAAAATGAGATTATGCATATTATACACACATCGAACTTTAAGGATGACAATGGTGATCTCGCTAAAGATCTTACTTGAGTTAAAGAATTGACAATGGAGACTCCGATGTCCACCGCTAGTCCAAATTTTTACTAGCTTTCTTACTCTAccactttttatttattttgagtTTAAACATAGTAGGCAGGTAGTCATACAGATTTGACTAGTATTTATGTTTCCTTTCTTCCAGATTCAAATCTTTTCATGTTTTAATCTATTAAACACTTCAAATGACATGTAAAAGCGGCGAAAGAAGATTGAAGTTACCTCGATAGTCAGAAAATGTTCTGATATATCCACAATTTTTCCTCTGAATATGTCCACCAACCACATGATCTGCATATCAAAGTAAATATAATGAGCTAGTACATAGACTAAGACAAGAAAAAATAATAGCACGTCATAATCCATGTCTCGAACGATTTAGACGCTGTTCATTCTTTATAAGTTGTAATTGGAAGATGGGAAGGTTCAAGACCTAGGAACCTTAAAAGTGCTTTATTGAACGCATGCAATCAAATTACTGCCAAAAAGGAAAGGGACCCCATTTTCTCGCTTACAATGGATCTTCATGGAATTACATTCTTCCTTAATAGATTTTCAGCACTTTTTCAGGAAAAAATTGATAGGGAGGATTTTCAGCTCTTTATGTTCCCATTTGATCAATTTAGTTAGCTCAGCTGGTAAGCGGACTTAGTTGGATTGAGCCATGCAAATAGAGGATTAATATGCTAACTACAGCATGTCAGAGATTTAAATCTGAAAAAAGCTACCCCACAACAATTTGGCCCTAAAGATTAATCAATAGAAAGACTGCTCCAACTCATTTATTTAAAAATATTGCGGGTATGGAAACAAAGTTAAGCACGAAAGGCGAGAGGTGTCTTGTATACTTCAGCTTTTGTAGTTGCGTCTGCATTCAGTTTTATGAGCATCAATTCTCGTTCCACTTGTGCTTCTTTTGACAGATCCTCCACCTGAAACAGCATACCAAACCAAATTAGGAATAATGATCTGTTTTATGACAACTGAATACAGTGTAGAGTTAATTTTGTTTCACTGCAGAAGAATTTAAGGATACACCTCTTTTTTTGAAGAGCAAAGATATTTAAGGATATGCCTTGATTTAATGATTATGCACGGGAAGTTGACAGCAAGTCATATCCCGATTAAGAGAATGCATATCAGGTGCCAGTTTAACTAATCCATTGATTGGACG from Lycium barbarum isolate Lr01 chromosome 10, ASM1917538v2, whole genome shotgun sequence includes:
- the LOC132614234 gene encoding acetolactate synthase small subunit 2, chloroplastic isoform X1, whose protein sequence is MAAAATATAAVSQYPMEGLRKKCLLPALSKPAPVIRTGNRNFNIGLKKLSPVINAAVSSSESDSTDNGAVSVTRTAIAPTPPSPSSSRVKSHTISVFVGDESGIINRIAGVFARRGYNIESLAVGLNKDKALFTIVVSGTEKVLQQVVEQLNKLVNVMKVEDLSKEAQVERELMLIKLNADATTKAEIMWLVDIFRGKIVDISEHFLTIEVTGDPGKMAAVLRNLNKFGIKELARTGKIALRREKMGEDAPFWRFSAASYPDLEEKIPSVGILNSKSQSIDNEASSDSGRGDVYPVESSDEFSVNQVLDAHWGYLYDGDLSGIRSHTISMLVNNTPGVLNLISGVISRRGYNVQSLAVGPAESEGLSRITTVVPGTDETIGKLVNQFYKLIDVHEVQDITHLPFAERELMIIKVAANAAARRDVLDIASIFRAKPVDVSDHTVTLELTGDFNKLLALQRLLEPYGICEVARTGRVALVRESGVDSTYLRGYALNL
- the LOC132614234 gene encoding acetolactate synthase small subunit 2, chloroplastic isoform X3; this encodes MCFKRVKSHTISVFVGDESGIINRIAGVFARRGYNIESLAVGLNKDKALFTIVVSGTEKVLQQVVEQLNKLVNVMKVEDLSKEAQVERELMLIKLNADATTKAEIMWLVDIFRGKIVDISEHFLTIEVTGDPGKMAAVLRNLNKFGIKELARTGKIALRREKMGEDAPFWRFSAASYPDLEEKIPSVGILNSKSQSIDNEASSDSGRGDVYPVESSDEFSVNQVLDAHWGYLYDGDLSGIRSHTISMLVNNTPGVLNLISGVISRRGYNVQSLAVGPAESEGLSRITTVVPGTDETIGKLVNQFYKLIDVHEVQDITHLPFAERELMIIKVAANAAARRDVLDIASIFRAKPVDVSDHTVTLELTGDFNKLLALQRLLEPYGICEVARTGRVALVRESGVDSTYLRGYALNL
- the LOC132614234 gene encoding acetolactate synthase small subunit 1, chloroplastic isoform X2 yields the protein MDSMAGQGSISKVKSHTISVFVGDESGIINRIAGVFARRGYNIESLAVGLNKDKALFTIVVSGTEKVLQQVVEQLNKLVNVMKVEDLSKEAQVERELMLIKLNADATTKAEIMWLVDIFRGKIVDISEHFLTIEVTGDPGKMAAVLRNLNKFGIKELARTGKIALRREKMGEDAPFWRFSAASYPDLEEKIPSVGILNSKSQSIDNEASSDSGRGDVYPVESSDEFSVNQVLDAHWGYLYDGDLSGIRSHTISMLVNNTPGVLNLISGVISRRGYNVQSLAVGPAESEGLSRITTVVPGTDETIGKLVNQFYKLIDVHEVQDITHLPFAERELMIIKVAANAAARRDVLDIASIFRAKPVDVSDHTVTLELTGDFNKLLALQRLLEPYGICEVARTGRVALVRESGVDSTYLRGYALNL
- the LOC132614234 gene encoding acetolactate synthase small subunit 1, chloroplastic isoform X4; amino-acid sequence: MVKSHTISVFVGDESGIINRIAGVFARRGYNIESLAVGLNKDKALFTIVVSGTEKVLQQVVEQLNKLVNVMKVEDLSKEAQVERELMLIKLNADATTKAEIMWLVDIFRGKIVDISEHFLTIEVTGDPGKMAAVLRNLNKFGIKELARTGKIALRREKMGEDAPFWRFSAASYPDLEEKIPSVGILNSKSQSIDNEASSDSGRGDVYPVESSDEFSVNQVLDAHWGYLYDGDLSGIRSHTISMLVNNTPGVLNLISGVISRRGYNVQSLAVGPAESEGLSRITTVVPGTDETIGKLVNQFYKLIDVHEVQDITHLPFAERELMIIKVAANAAARRDVLDIASIFRAKPVDVSDHTVTLELTGDFNKLLALQRLLEPYGICEVARTGRVALVRESGVDSTYLRGYALNL